In the genome of Paramormyrops kingsleyae isolate MSU_618 unplaced genomic scaffold, PKINGS_0.4 ups396, whole genome shotgun sequence, the window AAACATCAGTGTATGAGAACACCTTGCATGTAAATCTGTCTGGGACACCTGTTTGTAACATCACCAGTGTGTTGGTTCTCCTGTATATCATAACACCAGTCTACTGAAGCTTGTATCCAGTGACACCTGAGTGTAGTAACGGCTGTACGCAGTGGCACCTGTGCATAGTGCAGTGTACCCTGTGGGCTCAGCTACGACTCCTGCAAAAATTTGTCAATATATTCCAACACAGTAGCATTGGCTCTTTCCCTGCCTATCTATATAATGTTAACTATGGTCGTACTGCTGAGTACTATCCACTCTCCCCAGAACACAACACTGATAAGGGCTTGGCTGTGTCTTTTAAACTTTATGGAATGATTGGTTCACACCTTCAGCAACATGCTTCAACACAGAAATGAGCCCCCAGTTCATAGGACTTCAAGCATCCAGAACCTGCAACATCCTGCAGCCGCACTTCCTCAAACATCCAGAACCAGGGGTGGACTGACTTCTCAGGGAGTCCtaggctgacatgggtaggggTCCTCTGGAGATATTTTTGGAGCTGAAAGAGAAACGAGAGGGAATTATAAAACAATTGAACATCAAAAATATTCCAATCAAAGTGTGGAATGCCAGTGGTAAAACTTACgtcagggtgggggcaggaatgCTGTCAATAAAATGTGCTGATGAGTGGGATTGTGGTATCGCACCAAAGGATCGACTGCCCAAATTTAAAAAGTTTATCCGTTCTCTCTTTCGCTAAGGTTAGTGCTGAATTCTTGCATCTCTTCATTTAATTGTGTTCTCTCCAAGTCTGATCACAAGTTGTCCACCACTTTAGCAAGACAGTATCAGGCACTGAAGATGTTAGTAGTGTAATTTTTGTGCCACTTTCTCCTCTTTGTGCCAGTTTGTTCGCTTGGCAGGGGAACAACCCGTAGACTCCAGTGCAACTTTGCCTGTCTTTAAAACTGTCactaaaaaaggcaaataacaTATATGTTGCTCTCATTTAATTCAAttcacttaaattttatttgtatagtgcattttcacaacattacatcaaGGAAagaaccttgggaggaaccagactcaaagggggagcccaacctccaggggccagcagaagaagtcaaatttaacaaaatttaaacaataatattatattatatccTTAGATGTAACTTCTGGGAATTCTGTCTTCAAGGGGCCCCTAATTTTCGGGGGTCCCAGGTGCCTACCTACCTTGCCTTATGGTAAAGTCCACTGCTGTCCAAAACACTCACTAACTCAAACATCCAAATTGCACGCTATGTCTATCATCCCAGACCCCATATGTCCAAAGCACACTACCTTAAACATTCCATCTCTCATACGTTTCTATTTAGATGATAGCCACGACTTGCAGAGATACTGTACCAGAGAGCATTGTTCATGTTTGAGCTGCCGTGGTTTGATTAAACCACAACCCCCCCTAGTGCCCACAGTAAGGTAAGGAGGGTTGACGGGTTTCACTTCAGCATCCCTTCTGCTCTCTTCCCACTCATGGTGACCCCCGCAGTAAGGGAAGGCTGGCCGGAGGAGCTGTCCCATGCCGGCCGCCCCGCCTGGCTGTCATCACTCCTTAGGGACAACTGCTTCACTTGCGCTGTTGGCCTCGGGTACAAAGACTCGCCATGGTGGCCAGACGCCCAACTACGGATCTGTCTAAAATATTCATCACCGACTTGACaaaaagatgaaaaataaatgaaatcctTTTTTCATGGTCTTCCAGGTTGTTTCATAAAAATTACATGAGAACTTCTTTCCATCTCTAAGCGACACCCCTCTCTACCACAGGCGGCAAGACCACAACGCTGCAAGGACGAGAACTGGCCGGAGATTCACAGAGGACAGACTTCAAAAAGACTCCAGGCCGGAGAGGGGCTTGGCACAAAGGCAGAAGGAGAATCTCTGTCCTAGCTCCCTGGAAACTGAGGCCCTCTTGTGGCTGATGTTAAGAAGGCTCATCTGGAGAAGTAGAGCAAGAAGGATGAGGCCACAAATAGACCAGGTCATGGTCTGTCCAGAGTGCTGTTGTACTATTTTTCATCTTTACTGTAGTTAATGCTAAGTAACACATAATATTTACCTATTAAACGTTTTCGAGTAAAAACCAAAAATCCCATGCGGCCAGGACTTCACCAGAAATGTCTTTTCATAACATGCCTGCTGTTGTATAATGTGAATGCAATGGAGGTGTTCCAATCTTTTAACAGTGTTCTGACTCAGCTTATTGACTTCCTCACTGGTCTCAGGACTACCTATTACTTTGTGCTTTGAGTTTAGAACTTACACAACACCAGCTTGAGGAGAGTGGGACCAATGATAGGCCATGGATAGGTGGCACATGTCAAATTCCTTGTGCTCTAAACAGAGACCCAAGCAGTGGTTTGCAGTGTGAACTACTGAAGTCATTTGTACAATAGACTGTAATGAGTGCTACACTGACATCTAGAGGTGCTTACTGTTTGTGCACAGAGTCAGGAATTGTAACAATGTTCCAAGTTAACCTGCTGTGTTGTTGTATTTGAAATTACATAAGAGAAAACCACAATTTGGTTAAATCAGCATCAACATTAGTTATTAGACAATATGAGTACCAGCCACATGAGTGAAGTCTTCATTCATTACTTTGCTCAGTTTTTCTGTGATAGCTTCTACAAATAAACCAAGCAAACAAAGGATTACAACTTAGGTCTTAAGTTATGGTTCTTTGTTTGGCTGAGGAAGTAGCAGCCATTACCTTCACAGTAAGCATTCCATACTGACATATGACTTCTGACAGTACTGAGATTAAAGCTTTGGCCACATTTCCCAACTCTGTGCCCGGTGGCAGTGTCCAGATATGACCGCTGTGGTTGAATAATGGCTTAAGTATGTGGGACTGTACAGAACAGGACAAGCTGCGCATTGCTCAACTTCCCCTCCAGGATGAAGACATTTACTCCAAAGCACTGAGAGACTGCTCCAGTAAGCTAGTAGATCTCAGTTGCTGGAAagtattgttaaaataaaagaagCCTTTTCGTGACTGTTCTGATATCAACAATACTCGTTGTGAAAAGGAGCAAGAAGTGAAGTTCATTCCCTTCTTTGGCTAAATGATCTATTTCAGGGGTAAAGGGAAGAAGGCAGCCAAAGTCAGCCGTGTCCCAGAGGCAAAGTGAGGATCTTGCCTAATTTCCTTTCTGCTACCAGGACAAGAGGGCACTGGTAGTGTAACTCCACAACGGAAATTAGGCAATATTTAACTAACCAGGGATACAACTCAGCAAGAGATCTGTTTTACTGAGATGGCGACAGAATTACACAGGCATAAAACAGCTAATTACCATTGTCATTTCATCACATGCATGGAAATGTACAAAAATCAATCAAAGAAAATTCCTAGTTACAAGTGCTAGACAGATTTTCTTTGCTACCTAAACTTATATACAAAATTTGGGATGTATTTTCTCGTACGTTTCTCAGTACTTTTCACTATCATATATAACATATTCTACTTTCTCCTCGTGTTTTATCCTCATGCCTTTCTGCACATGTGTATCCCTTGAACGAATCAAGCACAAGAACAATTTATATTGTAGGCCAATCGCAGTACATTTAGAAGCAACAGGGTGAAAACAACAGTAACATCATCCTTTGTCATCTATTTGCTAAAGAATgtgccttgcaaaagtattcacaCCCCTGAATGACGGTCTGCTTTTATTGAATTACAAGTGTTATGTTGAAATTCTGTGATATTTCAaacacaaaattattttaatttgacattgctttacagtacaaaataatttaaatagaaaactataaataaataattaatagttttaacATAGGAGTTATTTAATGTTAATACTCTGCAGAGCAACCTGTTTCTTACCCAATAacagttttaaatattttggggTAATTATTTACCAGCTTTGCACACTGTTCTGGAGTTATTTTCATGGAACTAGGATTGCTCCAggtggtgtgtgtgggtctttggggtaacctttagggcAGCTGTTCAAagccaggtgtgaggactcttcagccaatctgtcctctaattagtaatttcATAacagttgcagcaaaaacctgcagacacaacggccctttctggataagatccACAGGTTTGGATGCCGTGCCTGCAATTGGCTGGTGGCTGGCTGAAATTCCAGAGTTGGCAGCGATTTCACTgttggcccttaaccccaattgctccagagactgggtgaagctgtacagtatGTTATGTTGCATAAAAGTGTCtcttaaataaatataatctAAAACTTCAGTAGAGGTGTTGCTACTGTTAAATTTGCACCTCACATTTGAATTTTGGCAAAAAAACTCCCTCATTCTCATCTGACCACATAATCTTTCCTCATATTGCAACTGGATCACTATGATTCTTTTTTGGCAAATTCCACATGTTTTCACGTGGCTTCTCGTGTGCCACCTTCCCATACAGGCCAGTGTTATGCAGACTTCTTAATATGGTTATTTCATCACTTTAACTGTGGGGTATTTATTCAGAAAATGTTAAAGTTTAATGATTCTCTAGTAGAAACCCAATTTAAAGCAATTGTGTCCTACGGCAGCTGTTTGTCACCTGTGTAAAATTAGAGCTTTCACAAGACAAGGGCTGAATAGTAATGCATCGTTCCATTTACCTTGGAGGTCGgaactgggaatgacgtcacagacAAGTTAACCACGTTCCAAcagtcggaaagccatttagcaattcCAGGGccctgtttcaaaaagcaaagtctgttgcttagctggataacttgtcagatttcaTATACCCAGTTTAAATGAGAACTTttgttcatttacattcagCCCAGAGTACCTTAATGACTGATTTTAAGACGTAAGTGCTAagaaacagtataaaactacagctttaacttcGGTTGCTAAAGGGTGTAGCCGTCTTGGATTCTGAGGTCGGGTTGCAGAGGTTCCTCCGATTTCATCAGTCAGAGTTCCGACTTCAGGGGGCATCCCAGCTGAAATTTCAAATTAGGAACTTGGAATTTCCCAGTTAtgagttcaaatggaacgcagcattatacaaacagcacacatatacgttttttattttttttttaaacaagccCACTATAAAATGAACCTTCAGTTGCAGTGCTTGAATTAAATCAGAGAACTCAATTTTCAAGAAAGGATCTATAATTCAGTAAAATTAAAGAACAGGTTTGAACACATTTGTAAAGTGCTGTATGTTGGGGAAAGAAGCTATGTTATCTCTCACTTGGTTTGTGGGGAATACCCAGCGTATACAGTGTTCCGTAACACAGGGCCTGCCATCGTCCACCCTTGAATAACTCCTAAATAGGTTATGCAAATACACGGGACAGTTCTGCTATTCACACATCCTAGATTAGGCGTAGGAACCCTGCTCCCTGCTGTGTGGTTTGTGTTGGCCATGAATGGATGGAAATACACAGGTTGTCCTCACTTCATCACATCCAATGCTTTAGCACATAAACAGAATATAGTTTCAGACGTTCATCTTTATTACGTTTCATTGAAAATCCTAGATACAAAAATCCATTTTCAAGAACatacttccatgcattttcaaGCTTAATAACAATGAGAACTGTGCAAAACTCATTTATAGTTTGCATAGACTTTGCAATTTATATTTGCAAAAGTTCCTGTACCATTCAAGATTTTGAAAACGACATAGTCTTTGGAATGATTTAAAATGTTACATCACCAAAATTATACTTGTGTACATACATTATAATAACAGAGGGCTTGGTGAAGGCAGGACATCAGAAATCTGCCTGAATGTCCGGATCAGCGGCCACAGCCGAAGGTCCTGTTCCACTCCTCGTAGAGCTCCAAGTCTTTGGAGGACACACTGGGTCGCACAGTCTTCAGGGCATCCTGGAAATCGGTATGAACAATGGGACGCACTTGATCAGGTGTGATACTGGCAATGTCATCTACCTGGATGCTGCGAATAGGGCCCAGCGCTGCCTCTCTGCAAAGCTGGGTCATATCAGCACCGGAGAACCCTTGGGAGCTGGAAACAACACAATCCAGCTCCTCTGACTTTAAATGGCATTTCTCACGGGCCATCAGGTTGGCTACGATTTGGCGACGAGctgcggcctcaggcagggggATGTACAGGCGCTTAGCTAGCCTTCGCCGGGCTGCCTCATCAATCTCCTGTGGTCGGTTGGTGGCCCCGACCACCAGGATCCGGTCATCAGCTGAGGTGGCTGCCCCATCCAGCTGGACCAAAAACTCAGTCTTGATGCGTCGTGAAGAGTCATGCTCACCATCTGTCCGTTGGGAAAGCAGTGAGTCAATTTCATCAATGAAGATAACGGCTGGCTGGTGGCAGCGGGCAATTGCGAAAAGGGCCCGGACCATCTTCTCACCTTCTCCAACCCACTTAGAAGTCAGGGATGAGGCACTAATACTGAAGAAGGTGGCCCCAGACTGACATGCAATGCATTTGCCTATCAGTGTCTTTCCGGTACCAGGAGGGCCAAAAAGCAGGATTCCTTTGGGGGGACCGCGAAGCCCAGTGAAGATGTCGGGTCGCAGCATGGGCCACACTACAATCTCCTTGATTGTGGCCTTTGCAAACTCCAGTCCAGCAATGTCATCCCAAGAGATTGGTGGGCCATGATCCATGATCTCACTCATGATCAGCTCAATGATCTTGGGTTCAAAGTTCTTTAGCCGTTCATCAATAGGCTGAGACTCCTGGACTGACCCACTGGCACCTGCCCCCTCACCATCCTCTTGCCTGGGCATAGGGGACACGAATTTGGAGAAGGCACCACGGGATCTGTTGGCACCCAGGGACTTCTTCATCCCACCAGATAGCCCAGCTGGCTGGACTCGCTGTGGTTGCTGACCGTGTTTCTTCTGCTGCTCCACTACCAGCTGCTCTTTGGCTGTCCTGAAGCTGCTGGCTCGTCCATCATCCCCTCTCTTTCCTGCAACACTGGAGCCACCACGTGTTTCAGAAGCCACATGGCAAGACTGAGAGTTATTGCAGGCCTTCCGCTTCGAAGGGTTTGAGGGGAAGAAAACGGACAGATTGCTAGGGGCAGGCTGACAGTTCATGTTAGCACTGCTGCTAAATAGCGGGTTCATAGTGGGTTGAGCTGTGCTGCAAGATCCAAAGGAAGAAGATGGAAGCAATGCTCGATGGCCACTCTCTTTTCCTGCCCCATCTCTCAGAACATTACTGCAAGCCCCAGTAGCCTCGTTTTTTGAAAACACATCCGCACTGCAGGTTCCCAGCTTCAGAGAGCAGCCTTGATCACTCTCACCATTAAACCCCCCACCAACTACAACATCCACATCTTCTCGTGGTATGAGGGCACTCACAGCCCCAGTTTCACCACGGACAATGTGCTGCACACAGGGCAAAGCCAGGACACTTTCTGGTGTCAAGGCCGACTGCCACTGTATGCTGTCGTTTCTGTGTCCACGAGCCAGGTGCAGTACACTGTTGGCATAGTTGTTCAGGCCTGTGCGTGGGTCATCGGAGTCCAGCACTGCGGAGTAGAGCTCAGTGTATTTCCTGAGTAGATGGGCTGTAGCTGAAGCTGACAGCAGAGAAGTCGCCCATGCATACTGCACGTCCAGGATGTGTGCACGGTAAGCATCTGCCTTTTGTTCAGGTGTGCAGGTGCCAGATGAAATGTCAAAGGTCCTCTTCTGCCACTCGCTCAGGTGTGCCTCACTCATGTCTAAGCCTGTGAGGGACAGCAGCAGTGTGTTAAAATAAGACATCAGGTGGTGGGAGGGGCAGAGCGAAATGCAAACCGCAGGAGTGCTAAAGCAGCTGGCGCAGCCTCACTGGGGCTGACAGAAACAGGGAGCCCCACGAAGGGTCAGTGGGCTCCTTCCTGGATATGGGTACATCCTTTACTTAGCAGGCAAACTGGTCTCACTCAGtgtccatttttttatttttatttttcatactaaggctataaaaaaatcatattatgtCTCTTAAATATATTTCACAAAGACCTCTGTAAGagtttgaaaaagaaaaaaaaaatcttgtccCATTATAAGAAGGTTACGTCACTAGGCTAAAGATAAGCTGTTTAACATTTTACAGAGTTAACAGGAAAATAACTGAGCAACCACAGTACGAACAGGACATAATGCAAAAACATTCCACTTATGAAAACCATAAGCACAGGCATTCGTATTCGAAAAGATAGCAGGTTAACTGTTCAACAACttttattaatgcattaataaaattattaagtAAATGAAAATATCCACGTGCACAAGGAAGCACGTCTGTAATATTAAGTAAATTTACTACCAGGCTACTGATCAACCTGAATTAGCTAACATGCAACTCATACGCCGGGATGAAAGAAACCTGAAGCAGAATTAAAACctgcgtttatatttttgtcgACGAACGGTACATAATCCCCTCAATATATAACCCACAACTTACATTAAAAATCAAGTTATCGACAGTAAGAACAAGTCATTCTAACCTTCTAACTGTGACATTTAGCAACGAAGCAAATTTACTGCTCAGCGACATCGGCCAACATTTAATCTAAATAAAGGTTATATTAGGTTATACAAGGTATATAGGTTATATTAGGGGTTAATTATCTACTAAAAATTATTGTAAAATATCACATACTTATTTTACGGTACGCGTTTCCGAAGAGATAAACTTAAAATTTACCAAAACAACTCATGCTAACTAAGAGCGACTACAAAGTTCCCGCCATGTTCCGTATTCGGTCAAACTCGGGCAGAAAATCGGACTGACTCGGAACAAAAGATCGGACCAACTCGGACCAAAATCGTAAAGACTCGGGCTGAAAATCGGAAAGGCTCGGAATAAAGATCGGACAGACATGAATGAGGATTGGACACAATCGGAGGCCGCTAATCGGAAACACATTGTCTGGAGGTTTATAAAGACACTTATAAAGAAATTCACAGTGCAAATTAAAGCTTAAGCATTGATTACAACATGAAGGTATGAAATATCACATAACATACATATAACTACAGTTTGAAGGAAGCACTTCTATAAGAATTTCACTATAATATGTACACATACCAATAAAAAATCTGGGACCTTTTTAGAATGCgtaatttaaaaatcaaattcAGAATTATCTGTATTCAGAATTGGCGccggagcatgctgggaaattgTAACACAAACAATTTACTTGTGCTGGCCATAGTCGCTTGTGCCATTGCCTGTGTCTTGCATGAACCCTGTCCGATTCTCGTGTGTCTTTA includes:
- the LOC111851117 gene encoding fidgetin-like protein 1 isoform X1; the encoded protein is MSQLEGLDMSEAHLSEWQKRTFDISSGTCTPEQKADAYRAHILDVQYAWATSLLSASATAHLLRKYTELYSAVLDSDDPRTGLNNYANSVLHLARGHRNDSIQWQSALTPESVLALPCVQHIVRGETGAVSALIPREDVDVVVGGGFNGESDQGCSLKLGTCSADVFSKNEATGACSNVLRDGAGKESGHRALLPSSSFGSCSTAQPTMNPLFSSSANMNCQPAPSNLSVFFPSNPSKRKACNNSQSCHVASETRGGSSVAGKRGDDGRASSFRTAKEQLVVEQQKKHGQQPQRVQPAGLSGGMKKSLGANRSRGAFSKFVSPMPRQEDGEGAGASGSVQESQPIDERLKNFEPKIIELIMSEIMDHGPPISWDDIAGLEFAKATIKEIVVWPMLRPDIFTGLRGPPKGILLFGPPGTGKTLIGKCIACQSGATFFSISASSLTSKWVGEGEKMVRALFAIARCHQPAVIFIDEIDSLLSQRTDGEHDSSRRIKTEFLVQLDGAATSADDRILVVGATNRPQEIDEAARRRLAKRLYIPLPEAAARRQIVANLMAREKCHLKSEELDCVVSSSQGFSGADMTQLCREAALGPIRSIQVDDIASITPDQVRPIVHTDFQDALKTVRPSVSSKDLELYEEWNRTFGCGR
- the LOC111851117 gene encoding fidgetin-like protein 1 isoform X2, producing the protein MSEAHLSEWQKRTFDISSGTCTPEQKADAYRAHILDVQYAWATSLLSASATAHLLRKYTELYSAVLDSDDPRTGLNNYANSVLHLARGHRNDSIQWQSALTPESVLALPCVQHIVRGETGAVSALIPREDVDVVVGGGFNGESDQGCSLKLGTCSADVFSKNEATGACSNVLRDGAGKESGHRALLPSSSFGSCSTAQPTMNPLFSSSANMNCQPAPSNLSVFFPSNPSKRKACNNSQSCHVASETRGGSSVAGKRGDDGRASSFRTAKEQLVVEQQKKHGQQPQRVQPAGLSGGMKKSLGANRSRGAFSKFVSPMPRQEDGEGAGASGSVQESQPIDERLKNFEPKIIELIMSEIMDHGPPISWDDIAGLEFAKATIKEIVVWPMLRPDIFTGLRGPPKGILLFGPPGTGKTLIGKCIACQSGATFFSISASSLTSKWVGEGEKMVRALFAIARCHQPAVIFIDEIDSLLSQRTDGEHDSSRRIKTEFLVQLDGAATSADDRILVVGATNRPQEIDEAARRRLAKRLYIPLPEAAARRQIVANLMAREKCHLKSEELDCVVSSSQGFSGADMTQLCREAALGPIRSIQVDDIASITPDQVRPIVHTDFQDALKTVRPSVSSKDLELYEEWNRTFGCGR